A stretch of the Panicum virgatum strain AP13 chromosome 9N, P.virgatum_v5, whole genome shotgun sequence genome encodes the following:
- the LOC120688991 gene encoding zinc finger BED domain-containing protein RICESLEEPER 2-like, with the protein MESAVQGKSNESEGTDSESNSFDKNDEMSEDDLIVLGGKGAAESDGGSGKGGKKRRRGVKKKVKVQGEGGSRNKSKVWDVFDKVTMPDPNEKGKVLSKAKCKYCKKMYAYIQGSTTSTLSRHMKNCDMYKKHIAEKLDQKLLSFAPSKAGESSSSLPTITSPKDYNHDQVKKLIAKMIIVHEYPFRMVEHTWFNIVMTYLNPLYQFIGRKTIKAECLKVFESKKEALAKIIKGVDFISLTTDLWTSNQTLSYMCLVAHYIDSDWKMQYRVLNFFELDPPHKGPVIGQAAYDCVAAWKIEDKIISLTLDNAANNDGAIRGLRARFAARQGYAFNAKYFHVRCCAHIINLVVNDGTTALASLIENLRCTVKYLKKSPSRMHKFVEICRSLALQIGEGMRLDVSTRWSSTYKMLRTAIAYKEAIQAYADADLNYKWEPTTEEWDLFVAIEPILASLAKVTTALSASSYPTTNLFYPHIVDVKIALRAAMFSNNLNLKKMGTAMMEKFNKYWEEKNNVMVVATILDPRYKMRYIEWCFGRIFDVDQSGFEIQEVRAELEKLYEECELQHREKKAAQSKSNASSSLTIDRSCGLPSASCEFQSYLSSTEANPSKSELLIYLDELNVSLEDKEFDLLNWWKVNSHRFPVVSKMAKKFLTVPATSVSSESTFSTGGRTLDDYRSSLRPSTVEALICASSWIRGAHDGTRRYVEEDEEDDIENISFPKSFVESN; encoded by the exons ATGGAATCTGCTGTGCAAGGGAAGAGTAATGAAAGTGAGGGGACTGATTCAGAGAGTAATTCATTTGACAAGAATGATGAGATGTCTGAGGATGACTTGATAGTGCTAGGTGGGAAAGGTGCTGCTGAATCTGATGGTGGAAGTGGAAAAGGAGGCAAGAAAAGGCGCAGGGGGGTGAAGAAGAAGGTTAAGGTGCAAGGGGAAGGGGGCAGCAGGAACAAATCCAAAGTTTGGGATGTCTTTGATAAGGTGACTATGCCAGATCCGAATGAGAAGGGAAAAGTGTTATCAAAGGCAAAGTGCAAATACTGTAAGAAGATGTATGCTTACATACAAGGGTCAACAACGTCGACATTATCAAGGCACATGAAGAATTGTGACATGTACAAGAAACATATAGCAGAGAAGCTAGATCAAAAACTTTTGAGCTTTGCTCCTTCAAAGGCAGGTGAATCTAGTTCTAGTCTCCCTACTATCACGTCTCCAAAAGATTATAATCATGATCAAGTTAAGAAATTAATTGCCAAGATGATTATAGTTCATGAGTACCCATTTAGGATGGTTGAGCACACATGGTTTAACATTGTCATGACTTATTTGAATCCTCTATACCAGTTTATTGGTAGGAAGACCATAAAAGCTGAATGCTTGAAAGTGTTTGAGTCTAAAAAAGAAGCACTAGCAAAGATCATTAAAGGTGTGGATTTCATTTCCTTAACCACTGATTTGTGGACATCTAATCAAACATTATCGTATATGTGTTTGGTTGCACACTACATAGATAGTGATTGGAAAATGCAATATCGTGTGCTGAATTTTTTTGAGTTAGATCCTCCACACAAAGGACCTGTGATAGGACAAGCTGCATATGATTGTGTTGCTGCATGGAAAATAGAGGATAAGATTATATCCTTGACTCTAGATAATGCTGCAAACAATGATGGTGCTATCCGTGGTTTGAGGGCTAGGTTTGCAGCTAGACAGGGTTATGCCTTCAATGCAAAATACTTCCATGTCCGGTGTTGTGCACACATTATTAATTTAGTTGTCAATGATGGAACTACCGCATTAGCTTCCTTGATAGAGAACTTAAGGTGCACTGTGAAGTACCTTAAGAAGTCTCCATCTCGCATGCATAAGTTTGTAGAGATATGTAGATCTCTTGCATTGCAAATTGGAGAAGGGATGAGGCTTGATGTGTCAACGAGGTGGAGTTCAACATACAAGATGTTGCGTACTGCTATAGCTTACAAGGAAGCTATTCAAGCATATGCTGATGCAGATTTAAACTATAAGTGGGAACCTACGACTGAGGAATGGGATTTGTTTGTTGCAATTGAACCAATTCTTGCATCTTTAGCTAAGGTAACCACTGCATTGTCAGCTTCTTCATATCCCACTACAAATCTATTCTATCCTCACATTGTGGATGTCAAGATTGCATTGAGGGCAGCAATGTTTTccaataatttaaatttgaagaaAATGGGTACTGCAATGATGGAAAAATTCAACAAGTACTGGGAAGAAAAGAATAATGTTATGGTGGTTGCTACTATCCTAGATCCGAGGTATAAGATGAGATATATTGAGTGGTGCTTTGGTAGGATTTTTGATGTAGACCAAAGTGGATTTGAGATACAGGAAGTTCGAGCTGAGTTAGAAAAGTTGTATGAAGAGTGTGAGTTGCAGCATAGAGAGAAAAAAGCTGCTCAAAGCAAGTCCAATGCATCCTCATCCTTGACGATTGATAGATCGTGCGGTTTGCCTTCTGCTTCATGTGAATTTCAGTCATATTTATCATCTACTGAAGCGAACCCATCAAAGAGTGAGCTGCTCATCTATTTGGATGAGCTGAATGTGAGTTTAGAAGACAAAGAGTTTGATTTGCTGAACTGGTGGAAGGTTAATTCACATAGATTTCCGGTGGTGTCGAAAATGGCAAAGAAGTTCTTAACTGTTCCGGCAACCTCTGTGTCTTCAGAGTCTACTTTTAGCACTGGGGGTAGAACTCTAGATGACTATCGTAGTTCTCTACGCCCTTCTACGGTGGAGGCATTGATATGCGCATCTagctggattcgaggtgcacatGATGGAACCCGTAGATATGTG gaagaagatgaggaggatgaCATCGAGAATATTTCATTTCCAAAAAGCTTTGTAGAGAGTAACTA G
- the LOC120689515 gene encoding uncharacterized protein LOC120689515 translates to MRSTDGERSDQVRPRHGVTAAAAGGQRIYACRRQETKGEGASTCTLLPSCHCYHSAPTCTRGLLPSWHCYHSHCWISEKPLPESVGSAETNVGRSNRWADWSLHQNLKQRRRVSELDKYLEGETVPADAPFDILQYWKTSSTSYPILARMARDILAVPASTVASESAFSSGEKTISDYRSRLTSETVEALICLQDWIRGEDCTITHDEIAGYLIGDNDDDDDGLRLVDL, encoded by the exons ATGCGGAGCACTGATGGCGAAAGATCAG ACCAAGTGCGCCCTAGACATGGTGtcaccgctgccgccgccggtgggcAGCGGATCTACGCCTGCCGTCGTCAAGAAACAAAGGGTGAAGGTGCTTCGACCTGCACACTCCTCCCAAGCTGCCACTGCTACCACTCCGCTCCGACCTGCACACGAGGGCTCCTCCCAAGCTGGCACTGCTACCACTCCCACTGCTGGATATCTGAGAAGCCCCTCCCTG AGTCAGTTGGTAGTGCTGAAACCAATGTTGGTAGAAGCAACCGTTGGGCTGATTGGAGCTTACACCAGAACTTGAAACAAAGGAGAAGGGTGAGCGAACTCGATAAGTATTTGGAAGGAGAAACGGTGCCTGCAGATGCTCCTTTTGACATTCTACAATATTGGAAGACTTCTTCCACTTCATATCCAATACTTGCACGTATGGCACGAGATATATTAGCTGTTCCAGCATCCACTGTGGCATCAGAATCAGCTTTTTCAAGTGGAGAGAAAACCATCAGTGACTACAGAAGCAGATTGACCAGCGAGACAGTGGAAGCGTTGATCTGTCTCCAAGATTGGATCAGGGGGGAAG ATTGTACTATCACCCATGATGAAATAGCTGGATACTTAATTGGAGATAATGACGATGATGACGATGGTTTACGACTCGTAGACCTATGA
- the LOC120691016 gene encoding receptor kinase-like protein Xa21 isoform X2: MMRALLALGQRTSENSFKIFPVLKLLILSHLLLLASNSCAQALLSTNETDQDVLLALKAGLSLQSDSLASWEKGTDFCWWIGVICSHRHKHRVLALNLSSTGLVGSIGPSIGNLTHLRSLDLSCNLLNGEIPPQIGHLAHMSFLDLSNNSLQGEIPVTIGHLPWLSYLDLSNNSLRGEVAVGLRNCSHLVSIKLDLNHLTGGIPNWLVDLPMLESMSLGKNNFTGVIPPSLGNLSSLQEVYLNDNHLCGPIPEGLGTLGSLNVLGLQVNHLSGSVPQTVFNSTLVHIGMQMNELEGTLPTNLGSSLPKIKYLILAENHFKGPIPASIANATTMRSIDLSGNNFTGIVPPEIGTLCPDYLLLNKNQLKASSVQDWEFITPLANCTVLRGVTLQNNRFGGVIPSSISNLSAQLGILDIRFNEISGRIPNGIGNLPKLFKLGLSGNQFTGHIPESIGRLKLLQFLRLENNKLSGALPSSLGNLTQLQYLSVDNNSLEGPLPVNLGNLQQLIWATFSNNVLSGPLPGEIFSLSSLSYILDLSGNRFSNYLPSGVGRLTTLTYLYIHGNNLSGVLPDSLSNCQNLMELRLDDNSFNGNIPTSISKMRGLVLLNLTKNSLTGTIPQELGFMNGMEELYLAKNYLIGQIPGTMESMASLYRLDISFNRLVGQVPKNGMFTNLTGLSFNGNAKLCGGIEELNLPKCPTESVEHDRRIPRVIRNAIAVISIIILACFIVALIFLFSKKALRSPSAKTMTVDPSLLDGMYPRLSFSDLFQATNGFSADNLIGMGQYGSVYKGEILLKDLVTTIAVKVFDLEQPGSSKSFLTECKALSKIRHRNLNRVITCCSCSDLNQNDFKALVLEFMFNGSLDKWLHPKVDSSYHVNVLTLLQRLNIAADIAAALDYLHNDCHPSIVHCDVKPRNILLGEDLVARVGDFGLTKILTDPLGEQLINSKSSMGILGTIGYVAPEYGEGGQIYPHGDVYSFGIVLLELFTGKAPTHDMFTDGLNLLKYAKMAYPARLMEIVDPLLLSLEAEPGQINVIMNSITKLALSCSKNRPSERLCIRDVVDEIQTIKTCYSIAE, from the exons ATGATGCGAGCGTTGTTGGCGTTGGGCCAGAGAACATCAG AGAACAGCTTCAAAATATTTCCTGTCCTGAAATTGCTTATCTTGTCCCATCTGCTCCTGTTGGCATCAAATTCATGCGCTCAAGCATTGCTGAGCACAAATGAGACTGACCAGGATGTGTTGCTAGCACTGAAGGCAGGTCTAAGCCTGCAGTCAGATTCACTGGCCTCATGGGAAAAAGGCACTGATTTCTGCTGGTGGATCGGCGTCATCTGCAgtcacaggcacaagcacaggGTATTGGCACTGAATCTATCCTCCACAGGACTTGTGGGAAGCATAGGCCCTTCCATCGGAAATCTCACGCACCTGAGAAGTCTAGATCTTAGCTGCAATCTACTGAATGGAGAAATCCCTCCACAAATTGGCCATTTAGCACATATGTCATTCCTTGACTTGTCAAATAATTCACTCCAAGGTGAAATCCCTGTGACAATTGGCCATCTACCATGGTTATCGTATCTTGATCTATCAAACAATTCATTGAGAGGTGAGGTCGCAGTGGGCCTAAGGAACTGCAGTCACCTTGTGAGCATCAAACTTGATTTGAACCACCTTACTGGAGGAATCCCCAATTGGCTTGTGGATCTGCCAATGCTGGAGTCCATGTCGCTAGGTAAGAACAACTTCACTGGTGTCATCCCACCATCACTTGGCAACCTCTCATCACTGCAGGAAGTTTACCTCAACGACAACCACTTATGCGGACCAATACCTGAGGGCCTTGGGACACTTGGTAGCCTTAATGTGCTAGGTCTTCAAGTAAACCACCTCTCAGGCTCTGTCCCACAAACAGTCTTCAACTCAACACTGGTCCACATTGGCATGCAGATGAACGAACTTGAGGGCACACTGCCCACAAATTTGGGCAGTAGCCTACCAAAAATCAAATACCTTATTCTTGCTGAGAACCATTTCAAGGGACCCATTCCAGCTTCAATTGCAAATGCAACCACAATGAGGTCTATAGACTTGTCTGGTAACAACTTCACTGGAATTGTGCCTCCAGAGATTGGGACTCTCTGCCCGGACTACCTGCTGCTCAACAAAAACCAGCTGAAGGCAAGCAGTGTCCAAGATTGGGAGTTCATCACACCCTTGGCAAATTGTACAGTTCTCCGTGGTGTCACACTGCAAAACAACAGATTTGGTGGTGTGATTCCGAGCTCTATATCCAACCTATCAGCTCAGCTTGGAATCCTAGATATCAGATTCAACGAAATATCTGGTAGGATACCAAATGGAATTGGTAACCTTCCCAAACTATTTAAGTTGGGGCTCTCTGGCAACCAATTTACTGGTCACATACCTGAAAGCATTGGAAGGCTAAAATTGCTCCAATTCTTGAGGTTAGAGAACAACAAATTGTCTGGGGCATTGCCATCCTCGCTTGGGAACTTAACACAGTTGCAGTACCTTTCAGTGGATAACAATAGCTTGGAGGGACCTCTTCCTGTGAATCTTGGGAACTTACAACAGCTTATTTGGGCCACCTTTTCAAACAATGTACTTTCAGGTCCATTACCAGGAGAGATCTTTAGCCTATCGTCCTTGTCATACATTCTGGATTTGTCTGGGAATCGTTTCAGTAATTATCTTCCATCTGGAGTTGGTAGACTCACAACACTAACATACTTGTACATACACGGGAACAACTTATCTGGAGTGCTGCCAGACTCTCTCAGCAATTGTCAGAACTTAATGGAGCTTCGTTTGGATGATAACTCCTTCAATGGTAATATTCCTACGTCCATAAGTAAAATGCGCGGTCTGGTACTGTTAAATTTGACAAAAAACAGCCTCACTGGTACGATACCTCAAGAATTAGGATTCATGAATGGCATGGAAGAACTGTACCTTGCAAAAAATTACTTAATTGGACAGATCCCTGGGACCATGGAAAGCATGGCATCGTTATATAGGCTAGACATATCCTTCAACCGTCTTGTTGGCCAAGTTCCGAAGAATGGCATGTTTACCAATTTGACAGGGCTATCTTTTAATGGGAATGCTAAACTATGTGGCGGTATTGAAGAGTTGAATTTGCCTAAGTGCCCTACCGAATCCGTGGAGCATGATCGAAGGATACCAAGAGTCATTCGAAATGCCATTGCAGTAATTTCTATTATCATCTTGGCATGCTTCATCGTGGCACTTATTTTCTTATTTTCAAAGAAGGCATTGAGATCTCCATCTGCAAAAACAATGACGGTGGATCCTTCATTGTTGGATGGCATGTATCCTCGACTTTCATTTTCTGACTTGTTTCAAGCAACAAATGGCTTCAGTGCTGACAATTTGATTGGTATGGGACAGTATGGATCGGTTTATAAAGGGGAAATCCTGCTGAAGGATTTAGTAACTACTATAGCTGTGAAGGTTTTTGATCTTGAACAACCTGGCTCATCAAAAAGTTTTTTGACTGAGTGTAAGGCGCTTAGCAAAATTCGCCACCGGAACTTGAACCGTGTCATAACTTGCTGCTCTTGTTCTGATTTGAACCAGAATGACTTCAAAGCTCTAGTCTTGGAGTTCATGTTCAATGGGAGCCTTGACAAGTGGTTACATCCGAAGGTAGATTCTTCATATCATGTCAATGTACTGACATTACTGCAGAGATTGAACATTGCTGCTGATATTGCCGCTGCACTAGACTATTTGCACAACGACTGCCATCCTTCAATAGTTCATTGTGATGTCAAGCCCAGAAACATTCTTCTTGGAGAGGACTTGGTTGCTCGTGTCGGAGATTTTGGCCTCACAAAGATTCTCACAGATCCTTTGGGCGAGCAATTGATCAATTCAAAGAGTTCTATGGGGATACTAGGAACAATTGGATATGTTGCTCCAG AATATGGTGAAGGTGGTCAGATTTATCCACATGGGGATGTCTATAGCTTTGGTATTGTACTGCTTGAGTTGTTTACAGGGAAGGCACCTACGCATGACATGTTTACTGATGGACTGAACCTGCTGAAGTATGCAAAGATGGCGTATCCAGCACGACTGATGGAGATAGTCGACCCACTTCTGCTATCCCTTGAGGCTGAACCAGGGCAAATCAATGTCATCATGAACTCTATTACAAAGCTTGCATTATCATGCAGCAAGAACAGACCAAGTGAAAGGTTGTGCATAAGAGATGTTGTAGATGAGATTCAGACAATAAAGACTTGCTATAGTATTGCAGAATGA
- the LOC120691016 gene encoding receptor kinase-like protein Xa21 isoform X1 yields the protein MNDIYLQAFLLFRVKHTKELKLVLLNSMPENSFKIFPVLKLLILSHLLLLASNSCAQALLSTNETDQDVLLALKAGLSLQSDSLASWEKGTDFCWWIGVICSHRHKHRVLALNLSSTGLVGSIGPSIGNLTHLRSLDLSCNLLNGEIPPQIGHLAHMSFLDLSNNSLQGEIPVTIGHLPWLSYLDLSNNSLRGEVAVGLRNCSHLVSIKLDLNHLTGGIPNWLVDLPMLESMSLGKNNFTGVIPPSLGNLSSLQEVYLNDNHLCGPIPEGLGTLGSLNVLGLQVNHLSGSVPQTVFNSTLVHIGMQMNELEGTLPTNLGSSLPKIKYLILAENHFKGPIPASIANATTMRSIDLSGNNFTGIVPPEIGTLCPDYLLLNKNQLKASSVQDWEFITPLANCTVLRGVTLQNNRFGGVIPSSISNLSAQLGILDIRFNEISGRIPNGIGNLPKLFKLGLSGNQFTGHIPESIGRLKLLQFLRLENNKLSGALPSSLGNLTQLQYLSVDNNSLEGPLPVNLGNLQQLIWATFSNNVLSGPLPGEIFSLSSLSYILDLSGNRFSNYLPSGVGRLTTLTYLYIHGNNLSGVLPDSLSNCQNLMELRLDDNSFNGNIPTSISKMRGLVLLNLTKNSLTGTIPQELGFMNGMEELYLAKNYLIGQIPGTMESMASLYRLDISFNRLVGQVPKNGMFTNLTGLSFNGNAKLCGGIEELNLPKCPTESVEHDRRIPRVIRNAIAVISIIILACFIVALIFLFSKKALRSPSAKTMTVDPSLLDGMYPRLSFSDLFQATNGFSADNLIGMGQYGSVYKGEILLKDLVTTIAVKVFDLEQPGSSKSFLTECKALSKIRHRNLNRVITCCSCSDLNQNDFKALVLEFMFNGSLDKWLHPKVDSSYHVNVLTLLQRLNIAADIAAALDYLHNDCHPSIVHCDVKPRNILLGEDLVARVGDFGLTKILTDPLGEQLINSKSSMGILGTIGYVAPEYGEGGQIYPHGDVYSFGIVLLELFTGKAPTHDMFTDGLNLLKYAKMAYPARLMEIVDPLLLSLEAEPGQINVIMNSITKLALSCSKNRPSERLCIRDVVDEIQTIKTCYSIAE from the exons ATGAATGATATATACTTACAAGCATTCTTATTATTTCGAGTGAAACATACCAAGGaactgaagttagttttgttaaATTCAATGCCAGAGAACAGCTTCAAAATATTTCCTGTCCTGAAATTGCTTATCTTGTCCCATCTGCTCCTGTTGGCATCAAATTCATGCGCTCAAGCATTGCTGAGCACAAATGAGACTGACCAGGATGTGTTGCTAGCACTGAAGGCAGGTCTAAGCCTGCAGTCAGATTCACTGGCCTCATGGGAAAAAGGCACTGATTTCTGCTGGTGGATCGGCGTCATCTGCAgtcacaggcacaagcacaggGTATTGGCACTGAATCTATCCTCCACAGGACTTGTGGGAAGCATAGGCCCTTCCATCGGAAATCTCACGCACCTGAGAAGTCTAGATCTTAGCTGCAATCTACTGAATGGAGAAATCCCTCCACAAATTGGCCATTTAGCACATATGTCATTCCTTGACTTGTCAAATAATTCACTCCAAGGTGAAATCCCTGTGACAATTGGCCATCTACCATGGTTATCGTATCTTGATCTATCAAACAATTCATTGAGAGGTGAGGTCGCAGTGGGCCTAAGGAACTGCAGTCACCTTGTGAGCATCAAACTTGATTTGAACCACCTTACTGGAGGAATCCCCAATTGGCTTGTGGATCTGCCAATGCTGGAGTCCATGTCGCTAGGTAAGAACAACTTCACTGGTGTCATCCCACCATCACTTGGCAACCTCTCATCACTGCAGGAAGTTTACCTCAACGACAACCACTTATGCGGACCAATACCTGAGGGCCTTGGGACACTTGGTAGCCTTAATGTGCTAGGTCTTCAAGTAAACCACCTCTCAGGCTCTGTCCCACAAACAGTCTTCAACTCAACACTGGTCCACATTGGCATGCAGATGAACGAACTTGAGGGCACACTGCCCACAAATTTGGGCAGTAGCCTACCAAAAATCAAATACCTTATTCTTGCTGAGAACCATTTCAAGGGACCCATTCCAGCTTCAATTGCAAATGCAACCACAATGAGGTCTATAGACTTGTCTGGTAACAACTTCACTGGAATTGTGCCTCCAGAGATTGGGACTCTCTGCCCGGACTACCTGCTGCTCAACAAAAACCAGCTGAAGGCAAGCAGTGTCCAAGATTGGGAGTTCATCACACCCTTGGCAAATTGTACAGTTCTCCGTGGTGTCACACTGCAAAACAACAGATTTGGTGGTGTGATTCCGAGCTCTATATCCAACCTATCAGCTCAGCTTGGAATCCTAGATATCAGATTCAACGAAATATCTGGTAGGATACCAAATGGAATTGGTAACCTTCCCAAACTATTTAAGTTGGGGCTCTCTGGCAACCAATTTACTGGTCACATACCTGAAAGCATTGGAAGGCTAAAATTGCTCCAATTCTTGAGGTTAGAGAACAACAAATTGTCTGGGGCATTGCCATCCTCGCTTGGGAACTTAACACAGTTGCAGTACCTTTCAGTGGATAACAATAGCTTGGAGGGACCTCTTCCTGTGAATCTTGGGAACTTACAACAGCTTATTTGGGCCACCTTTTCAAACAATGTACTTTCAGGTCCATTACCAGGAGAGATCTTTAGCCTATCGTCCTTGTCATACATTCTGGATTTGTCTGGGAATCGTTTCAGTAATTATCTTCCATCTGGAGTTGGTAGACTCACAACACTAACATACTTGTACATACACGGGAACAACTTATCTGGAGTGCTGCCAGACTCTCTCAGCAATTGTCAGAACTTAATGGAGCTTCGTTTGGATGATAACTCCTTCAATGGTAATATTCCTACGTCCATAAGTAAAATGCGCGGTCTGGTACTGTTAAATTTGACAAAAAACAGCCTCACTGGTACGATACCTCAAGAATTAGGATTCATGAATGGCATGGAAGAACTGTACCTTGCAAAAAATTACTTAATTGGACAGATCCCTGGGACCATGGAAAGCATGGCATCGTTATATAGGCTAGACATATCCTTCAACCGTCTTGTTGGCCAAGTTCCGAAGAATGGCATGTTTACCAATTTGACAGGGCTATCTTTTAATGGGAATGCTAAACTATGTGGCGGTATTGAAGAGTTGAATTTGCCTAAGTGCCCTACCGAATCCGTGGAGCATGATCGAAGGATACCAAGAGTCATTCGAAATGCCATTGCAGTAATTTCTATTATCATCTTGGCATGCTTCATCGTGGCACTTATTTTCTTATTTTCAAAGAAGGCATTGAGATCTCCATCTGCAAAAACAATGACGGTGGATCCTTCATTGTTGGATGGCATGTATCCTCGACTTTCATTTTCTGACTTGTTTCAAGCAACAAATGGCTTCAGTGCTGACAATTTGATTGGTATGGGACAGTATGGATCGGTTTATAAAGGGGAAATCCTGCTGAAGGATTTAGTAACTACTATAGCTGTGAAGGTTTTTGATCTTGAACAACCTGGCTCATCAAAAAGTTTTTTGACTGAGTGTAAGGCGCTTAGCAAAATTCGCCACCGGAACTTGAACCGTGTCATAACTTGCTGCTCTTGTTCTGATTTGAACCAGAATGACTTCAAAGCTCTAGTCTTGGAGTTCATGTTCAATGGGAGCCTTGACAAGTGGTTACATCCGAAGGTAGATTCTTCATATCATGTCAATGTACTGACATTACTGCAGAGATTGAACATTGCTGCTGATATTGCCGCTGCACTAGACTATTTGCACAACGACTGCCATCCTTCAATAGTTCATTGTGATGTCAAGCCCAGAAACATTCTTCTTGGAGAGGACTTGGTTGCTCGTGTCGGAGATTTTGGCCTCACAAAGATTCTCACAGATCCTTTGGGCGAGCAATTGATCAATTCAAAGAGTTCTATGGGGATACTAGGAACAATTGGATATGTTGCTCCAG AATATGGTGAAGGTGGTCAGATTTATCCACATGGGGATGTCTATAGCTTTGGTATTGTACTGCTTGAGTTGTTTACAGGGAAGGCACCTACGCATGACATGTTTACTGATGGACTGAACCTGCTGAAGTATGCAAAGATGGCGTATCCAGCACGACTGATGGAGATAGTCGACCCACTTCTGCTATCCCTTGAGGCTGAACCAGGGCAAATCAATGTCATCATGAACTCTATTACAAAGCTTGCATTATCATGCAGCAAGAACAGACCAAGTGAAAGGTTGTGCATAAGAGATGTTGTAGATGAGATTCAGACAATAAAGACTTGCTATAGTATTGCAGAATGA